The following are encoded in a window of Perca flavescens isolate YP-PL-M2 chromosome 24, PFLA_1.0, whole genome shotgun sequence genomic DNA:
- the gpr34a gene encoding putative G-protein coupled receptor 34a encodes MTTFSSASSFPFTFSASASSNSSLTLSTLSLPVSMSSFFATTSPPNQTVCSFDDTTLRLPLAVIYSLFFIFGLVGNLFALWVFLFLHSNRNSVRVFLINCAVADLVLLACLPFRVFYHVNGNKWVLGSVACKVVGNLFYMNMYISIALLGLISLDRYLRLQGKGRARRCMRMTLWGRSCSWSWVACGALWGLSLVPLVSMIATAEDKEVEDKEKCFQYKKRVQAKGKAYFNGVLVLLFWFVFIMLVVSYAKIASQLLRVSRDKPDLPNAQRYERTAKKSFFVLFLFTICFGPYHAFRLFYIISQLRETVSCDYLKLIDRTNEVMLLFSAFNSCLDPVMYFLLSGSVRKTALQALGHRLGNRLLFLNEATSNSSMELRRPSVPMAFPNRELNTP; translated from the coding sequence ATGACCACCTTCTCCTCTGCCTCTTCATTTCCCTTCACTTTTTCAGCCTCTGCATCGTCTAACtcctctcttactctctctacTTTATCCCTCCCTGTTTCGATGTCATCCTTCTTCGCTACCACCTCTCCCCCAAACCAAACTGTATGTTCGTTTGATGACACCACCCTCCGTCTGCCGCTGGCGGTCATATACTCCCTGTTCTTCATCTTTGGGCTCGTGGGTAACCTCTTCGCCCTGTGGGTCTTCCTTTTCCTACATTCAAACCGCAATTCTGTGCGGGTGTTCCTTATCAACTGTGCTGTGGCTGATCTGGTCCTCCTGGCGTGTCTGCCCTTCAGAGTTTTCTACCATgttaatggcaacaagtgggTACTGGGATCTGTAGCCTGCAAGGTGGTGGGGAATCTGTTTTATATGAACATGTACATCAGTATTGCGTTACTGGGGCTTATCAGCTTGGACAGATATTTGAGGTTACAGGGGAAAGGCAGAGCGCGGAGATGCATGAGGATGACGCTGTGGGGGCGCAGCTGTTCGTGGAGCTGGGTGGCCTGCGGAGCTCTGTGGGGTCTGTCACTGGTGCCGCTGGTGTCAATGATCGCCACAGCAGAGGACAAAGAGGTGGAGGACAAGGAGAAATGCTTCCAATACAAGAAGCGTGTACAAGCCAAAGGGAAAGCCTACTTCAATGGGGTGCTGGTGTTGTTGTTCTGGTTCGTCTTCATCATGCTGGTGGTCTCCTATGCAAAAATTGCTTCCCAGTTGCTGAGGGTGTCGCGGGACAAGCCGGACCTTCCCAACGCCCAGCGATATGAACGAACTGCCAAGAAGTCTTTCTTTGTCCTCTTTCTGTTCACCATCTGCTTCGGGCCCTACCATGCCTTTCGCCTCTTTTACATCATCTCCCAGCTCAGGGAAACAGTATCTTGTGACTACTTGAAACTGATAGACCGTACCAATGAGGTGATGCTATTGTTCTCCGCCTTCAATAGCTGTTTGGATCCTGTCATGTACTTTCTGTTATCTGGCTCAGTGCGTAAAACCGCCCTCCAAGCACTTGGACATAGACTTGGCAACCGGCTTCTCTTCCTAAATGAAGCAACATCAAACAGCTCAATGGAGTTGAGACGACCATCTGTACCTATGGCTTTTCCTAACCGTGAACTTAACACCCCCTAA